In Acidimicrobiia bacterium, the genomic stretch GGCGAGCTGGGCGGCTTCACGGCGCGCATCGGCTATTGCAAGGCTCGTTCGCCCGGTCTCTGCAGCCACAGAACGTGCGGCTGACAATTCGGCGGCACGAATGAGAGCCAGCGGTTCACGCGAGACGGTCATCGCATGCCTGCCATGGTCAACCGGCGCGCCCGTTGCGCCTTCGCCCGCTTGAGTCGGAACCGATCCTGCCGCTCTCGCTCATCGAGCACAGCAAGAATCATGCTGGTCTCGCGTTCAAGCTGTGGGATTACGATGTTCTCAAGGGCGTTGACGCGCCGGGTCGTAGTGGCGATTTCTTCGACCAGCCGCCGCAGACGGAGTTCTCGAGCAGCCAGCTCAAGGGCGAGTTCCAGTTCCGTTTCAAACAACTCGCTGGCCCGGTCGATACGAGCGCTGGTTCCCGTCAAGGTGTAGCCACGATCAACGAGAGACCGCCGAACTGGTCCGTACTCGATGTCGGCGATTCGTACGCCCATGATGTAAACGGGATGAGCCTCGAGGAAGATTCCCGAACCACCGACCGCCGCGGCAGACCGCACGAGGTCAGGTCCATCGAAGGCTTCGGCATCGGCAAGTGCGCGACGAGCCGCACCAGCAGCTCGATCAAGGGCCCCCTCGCCTGACAAGACGAGGTCGGCGACCTTGCGAAATTCCTTCATGAGTTGATCCCGTTTGTCTTCCAGGAGATCTCGCCCCCGGCGCGCCAGCTCAAGGTGGCCCCGACGAGCCAGGAGTTCCGAGCGTGTTGCCGTCAACTGTT encodes the following:
- a CDS encoding V-type ATP synthase subunit D translates to MEQLTATRSELLARRGHLELARRGRDLLEDKRDQLMKEFRKVADLVLSGEGALDRAAGAARRALADAEAFDGPDLVRSAAAVGGSGIFLEAHPVYIMGVRIADIEYGPVRRSLVDRGYTLTGTSARIDRASELFETELELALELAARELRLRRLVEEIATTTRRVNALENIVIPQLERETSMILAVLDERERQDRFRLKRAKAQRARRLTMAGMR